A single genomic interval of Tsukamurella paurometabola harbors:
- a CDS encoding SdpI family protein, with the protein MFVLVVILALAAVAAVVVGGAGLAGRLPENGMVGVRTEQTLSDPLLWRTANRVAGPGLVAAGVIFGGGALIGLAMDAPWSYAAIGVAVLAGLFLAGFGALQGSRAASIQARLQLPEATCCSADDEAPSDDPAADCGVTGGCGACALKGMCDHEARPA; encoded by the coding sequence GTGTTCGTGCTGGTTGTGATCCTCGCCCTGGCCGCCGTAGCGGCCGTCGTCGTGGGCGGTGCCGGGCTCGCCGGCCGCCTCCCGGAGAACGGCATGGTGGGGGTCCGCACCGAACAGACCCTGTCCGATCCGCTGCTCTGGCGCACCGCGAACCGCGTGGCCGGTCCCGGCCTGGTGGCCGCCGGCGTCATCTTCGGGGGCGGCGCCCTCATCGGTCTCGCGATGGACGCACCCTGGTCGTACGCGGCCATCGGCGTCGCAGTACTCGCGGGCCTGTTCCTCGCCGGGTTCGGCGCCCTCCAGGGCTCGCGGGCCGCGTCGATCCAGGCGCGGCTGCAGCTGCCCGAGGCGACGTGCTGCAGCGCCGACGACGAGGCACCGTCGGACGACCCGGCAGCGGACTGCGGCGTGACCGGCGGCTGTGGCGCGTGCGCCCTCAAGGGCATGTGCGACCACGAGGCCCGGCCGGCCTGA
- a CDS encoding MFS transporter: MTSSGTDAPAAAATPAWRTFRDLPDLLRLLGVRLLSQYAEGLFQAGLGTAIVFNPERNATPAAIATGLAVLLLPYSVIGPFAGALLDRWDRRRVFIVANVIRALLIAACAGVLASGAGEAAIFVVALAVGGAGRFVASGLSAALPHVVDRPQLVAVNSLTTTLGAGATAVGASTAVGLRAVFGSDDAGGAGVLAVAVLVAVLGALLSTRFPAGVLGPDHDVSGKHEKPATALSDVAAGLAHGALAAWRAPSVTAALTGMGAHRTVFGFNTLMLLLLTRHHFTDGTLGLAGFGSVAGATAVGMLVAAVLTPFAVARWGRRNTVVGALVVACLTQLTVLTLNFAVLVVAAAVLGLAGQVVKLSGDAAMQLDVPDERRGQVFAFQDALFNVTFVGAVAFAAAVVPFDGVCRPLAGFGALLYAAAVGVVVLLYRRTGTPEGPGASN; encoded by the coding sequence GTGACGAGCAGCGGAACGGATGCCCCAGCCGCCGCTGCCACACCGGCGTGGCGAACCTTCCGCGACCTGCCGGACCTGCTGCGCCTGCTCGGCGTGCGACTGCTGAGCCAGTACGCGGAGGGTCTGTTCCAGGCCGGGCTCGGCACCGCGATCGTGTTCAACCCCGAGCGCAACGCCACGCCCGCCGCCATCGCCACCGGGCTGGCCGTGCTCCTGCTGCCCTACTCGGTGATCGGCCCCTTCGCCGGTGCACTGCTCGACCGCTGGGACCGGCGCCGCGTCTTCATCGTCGCGAACGTGATCCGCGCCCTGCTCATCGCGGCGTGCGCGGGTGTGCTCGCGTCCGGCGCGGGGGAGGCGGCGATCTTCGTCGTGGCGCTGGCCGTCGGCGGCGCCGGCCGCTTCGTGGCCTCCGGGCTGTCCGCCGCACTGCCCCATGTCGTGGACCGGCCGCAACTCGTCGCGGTCAACTCACTGACCACCACGCTGGGGGCCGGCGCCACCGCGGTCGGCGCCAGCACCGCGGTGGGGCTCCGGGCCGTCTTCGGCTCCGACGATGCGGGCGGCGCCGGCGTGCTCGCCGTCGCCGTCCTCGTCGCGGTGCTCGGCGCGCTGCTGTCGACGCGGTTCCCCGCGGGCGTGCTCGGTCCCGACCACGACGTCTCGGGCAAGCACGAGAAGCCCGCGACCGCGCTCAGCGACGTGGCCGCGGGTCTCGCCCACGGGGCGCTCGCGGCGTGGCGGGCCCCGTCGGTGACCGCGGCCTTGACCGGCATGGGGGCGCACCGCACCGTCTTCGGCTTCAACACGCTGATGCTGCTCCTGCTCACCCGGCACCACTTCACCGACGGCACCCTGGGCCTCGCCGGCTTCGGCTCGGTCGCGGGCGCGACCGCGGTCGGCATGCTCGTCGCCGCCGTGCTCACCCCCTTCGCCGTGGCGCGGTGGGGCAGGCGGAACACCGTCGTCGGCGCGCTGGTCGTGGCGTGCCTCACCCAGCTCACCGTCCTCACGCTGAACTTCGCGGTGCTGGTCGTCGCGGCCGCGGTGCTCGGCCTCGCCGGGCAAGTGGTGAAGCTGTCGGGCGACGCCGCGATGCAGCTGGACGTGCCCGACGAACGGCGCGGCCAGGTCTTCGCCTTCCAGGACGCCCTGTTCAACGTGACGTTCGTGGGCGCGGTCGCCTTCGCCGCGGCGGTGGTGCCCTTCGACGGCGTCTGCCGGCCCCTGGCCGGGTTCGGCGCACTGCTGTACGCGGCCGCCGTCGGTGTCGTCGTCCTGCTCTACCGCCGCACGGGAACCCCGGAGGGCCCTGGCGCGTCCAATTGA
- a CDS encoding bile acid:sodium symporter family protein — MRALLDKLSIDGFILAIFAAVGVAALFPAEGRAVPVVDGAVTVAIAILFFLYGARIHPMEALAGLKHWRLHVVILGFTFVVFPIIGVLLRFAPEVLLRPELYAGVLFLTLLPSTVQSSIAFTSIAGGNVPGAIVSASVSNLLGVFVTPLLVLALMATTGEVQFHSSSIIDLCLQLLLPFLLGQVLRPWVGEFVAKHAAALKYVDRGSIVLVVYAAFSAGMREHIWSQVSWVGVVQLIVLSVVLVLLMLWLTRATADRLGFDRADMIAIQFCGTKKSMATGLPMAAVLFAGQPVGLLVLPLMIFHQIQLMMCAWLAAKYGRELEPVPT; from the coding sequence ATGCGCGCGCTCCTCGACAAACTCTCCATCGACGGCTTCATCCTCGCGATCTTCGCCGCCGTGGGCGTCGCTGCGCTCTTCCCCGCGGAGGGGCGCGCGGTGCCGGTGGTCGACGGTGCCGTCACCGTCGCGATCGCGATCCTGTTCTTCCTCTACGGTGCGCGGATCCACCCGATGGAGGCCCTCGCCGGCCTCAAGCACTGGCGCCTGCACGTGGTGATCCTGGGCTTCACCTTCGTGGTCTTCCCGATCATCGGTGTGTTGCTGCGGTTCGCGCCGGAGGTGCTGCTGCGGCCCGAACTGTACGCGGGCGTGCTGTTCCTGACGCTCCTGCCGTCCACGGTCCAGTCGTCGATCGCGTTCACGTCGATCGCGGGCGGCAACGTGCCCGGCGCGATCGTCAGCGCCTCGGTCTCCAACCTGCTCGGCGTCTTCGTCACGCCGCTCCTCGTGCTGGCGCTGATGGCCACCACGGGCGAGGTGCAGTTCCACAGCAGCTCGATCATCGACCTGTGCCTGCAGCTGCTGCTGCCCTTCCTGCTCGGCCAGGTGCTGCGGCCGTGGGTGGGGGAGTTCGTGGCGAAGCACGCCGCGGCGCTGAAGTACGTCGACCGCGGCTCCATCGTGCTGGTGGTCTACGCCGCGTTCTCGGCCGGCATGCGCGAGCACATCTGGAGCCAGGTCTCCTGGGTCGGCGTGGTGCAGCTGATCGTGCTGTCGGTCGTCCTCGTGCTGCTCATGCTGTGGCTGACCCGGGCCACCGCGGACCGGCTCGGCTTCGACCGCGCCGACATGATCGCCATCCAGTTCTGCGGCACGAAGAAGTCCATGGCCACCGGCCTACCGATGGCCGCCGTCCTGTTCGCCGGGCAACCCGTCGGACTGCTGGTGCTGCCGCTCATGATCTTCCACCAGATCCAGCTCATGATGTGCGCGTGGCTCGCCGCCAAGTACGGCCGCGAGCTCGAGCCCGTCCCGACCTGA
- a CDS encoding NUDIX hydrolase codes for MTSAESADSPGRPQRPGPVGDSAGGTPSRPRRRRRRGGRGRGRGQLSAVTEQQQKPEGDGAPSQPAPGAKPARKQGTPTSKAKRPVPGRVRPDPRIRTVRETSAGGLVVAGLDGADELRAALIGRVDRRGRTLWSLPKGHIETGETAELTAIREVAEETGLTGSVLAPIGKIDYWFAVEGRRVHKTVHHFLLSWQSGDLSTEDYEVSEVAWVPLAELATRLTYSDERKLVATARTVIEDLTADPDELAARLAAEPRTEPTAYERAAAERNAVRNDPPKPRRRRGGRRSRGRRGGGGGGSGQT; via the coding sequence GTGACCTCCGCCGAATCCGCCGACTCCCCGGGCCGCCCCCAGCGCCCCGGTCCCGTCGGCGACTCCGCGGGCGGCACCCCCTCCCGGCCGCGGCGCCGACGACGGCGCGGAGGCCGCGGCCGCGGCCGCGGCCAGCTCTCCGCGGTCACCGAGCAACAGCAGAAACCGGAGGGTGACGGCGCACCGTCGCAGCCCGCCCCGGGCGCGAAGCCGGCGCGCAAGCAGGGCACTCCGACCTCGAAAGCCAAGCGCCCCGTGCCCGGCCGGGTCCGGCCCGACCCCCGCATCCGCACCGTCCGCGAGACCTCCGCGGGCGGCCTCGTCGTCGCGGGGCTCGACGGTGCCGACGAGCTGCGGGCCGCCCTCATCGGGCGCGTCGACCGCCGTGGCCGCACCCTGTGGTCGCTGCCGAAGGGGCACATCGAGACGGGGGAGACCGCCGAGCTGACCGCCATCCGTGAGGTGGCGGAGGAGACGGGCCTCACCGGCTCCGTGCTGGCCCCGATCGGCAAGATCGATTACTGGTTCGCCGTCGAAGGTCGCCGCGTGCACAAGACGGTGCACCACTTCCTGCTGTCGTGGCAGAGCGGCGACCTCTCGACCGAGGACTACGAGGTCTCCGAGGTGGCGTGGGTTCCGCTGGCCGAGCTCGCGACCCGGCTGACCTACTCCGACGAGCGCAAACTGGTCGCGACCGCGCGCACCGTCATCGAGGACCTGACCGCCGACCCGGACGAGTTGGCGGCACGGCTGGCGGCGGAGCCGCGCACCGAGCCCACGGCGTACGAGCGCGCCGCGGCCGAGCGCAACGCCGTCCGCAACGATCCACCCAAGCCGCGCCGGCGGCGGGGTGGCCGGCGCTCGCGCGGTCGCCGCGGCGGTGGTGGCGGCGGGAGCGGTCAGACGTGA
- a CDS encoding CCA tRNA nucleotidyltransferase: MTESSPAGPADARAERRTRLLAAAHISLRGLSDVLAPLGARFADAGHELYLVGGSVRDALLGRLTSDLDFTTDARPEQVQALLRGWADAMWDTGIEFGTVSAAFADQQIEITTYRAEAYDRVTRNPVVKFGENLHDDLVRRDFTINAMAVRIGRDGAEDFQDPLNGLDALLAGEIDTPATPEESFSDDPLRMLRAARFVSQLGFSVAPRVSAAMTDMAAEIDRITAERVRAELDKLILGEHPVDGIVLLVDTGLAERVIPEIPGMKLAIDEHHQHKDVFWHSMTVLQQAIDLEESDPDLVLRWAALLHDIGKPATRRHEPNGGVSFHHHEVVGAKLVRKRMRALAYPKAVTEDVAQLVFLHLRFHGYGDGQWTDSAVRRYVTDAGPLLPRLHKLVRADCTTRNKRRAARLQATYDGLERRIADLAAKEDLARVRPDLDGNAIMELLGLEPGPEVGAAWKFLKELRLDRGPLDRDEAEAELKRWWAERQG; the protein is encoded by the coding sequence GTGACCGAAAGCTCTCCCGCCGGCCCGGCGGACGCGCGTGCCGAACGCCGGACCCGCCTGCTGGCGGCGGCGCACATCTCGCTGCGCGGATTGTCCGACGTCCTGGCCCCGCTGGGCGCCCGGTTCGCCGACGCGGGTCACGAGCTGTACCTCGTGGGCGGCTCCGTGCGCGACGCGCTGCTCGGCCGCCTGACGAGCGACCTGGACTTCACCACCGACGCCCGGCCCGAGCAGGTGCAGGCGCTGCTGCGCGGCTGGGCCGACGCGATGTGGGACACCGGCATCGAGTTCGGCACGGTCAGCGCGGCCTTCGCCGACCAGCAGATCGAGATCACGACGTACCGCGCGGAGGCGTACGACCGCGTCACCCGCAACCCCGTCGTGAAGTTCGGCGAGAACCTGCACGACGACCTGGTGCGCCGCGACTTCACCATCAACGCGATGGCCGTGCGGATCGGCCGCGACGGCGCCGAGGACTTCCAGGACCCCCTGAACGGGCTCGACGCGCTGCTCGCCGGCGAGATCGACACGCCGGCGACGCCGGAGGAGTCCTTCTCCGACGACCCGCTGCGGATGCTGCGCGCCGCCCGCTTCGTCTCCCAGCTGGGATTCTCCGTGGCACCGCGCGTGTCGGCGGCCATGACGGACATGGCGGCCGAGATCGACCGGATCACCGCCGAGCGGGTCCGCGCGGAGCTGGACAAGCTCATCCTGGGCGAGCATCCCGTCGACGGGATCGTGCTGCTCGTGGACACCGGGCTGGCCGAGCGGGTGATCCCGGAGATCCCCGGCATGAAGCTCGCGATCGACGAGCACCACCAGCACAAGGACGTCTTCTGGCACTCGATGACCGTGCTGCAGCAGGCCATCGACCTCGAGGAGTCCGACCCCGACCTCGTGCTGCGGTGGGCCGCGTTGCTGCACGACATCGGCAAGCCCGCCACCCGCCGGCACGAGCCGAACGGCGGCGTCTCCTTCCACCACCACGAGGTCGTGGGCGCGAAGCTGGTGCGCAAGCGCATGCGGGCGCTGGCCTACCCGAAGGCCGTGACCGAGGACGTCGCGCAGCTGGTCTTCCTGCACCTGCGCTTCCACGGTTACGGCGACGGCCAGTGGACGGACTCCGCCGTCCGCCGCTACGTCACCGACGCCGGACCGCTGCTCCCCCGGCTGCACAAGCTGGTCCGCGCGGACTGCACGACCCGCAACAAGCGGCGGGCCGCACGGCTGCAGGCGACCTACGACGGGCTGGAGCGGCGGATCGCCGACCTCGCCGCCAAGGAGGATCTCGCGCGCGTCCGCCCGGATCTCGACGGCAACGCGATCATGGAACTGCTCGGGCTGGAGCCCGGGCCGGAGGTCGGTGCGGCGTGGAAGTTCCTCAAGGAGCTGCGCCTGGACCGCGGCCCCCTCGACCGCGACGAGGCCGAGGCCGAGCTGAAGCGCTGGTGGGCCGAGCGCCAGGGCTGA
- a CDS encoding YqgE/AlgH family protein translates to MSSGTLLVASPDLVEPTFSRTVVYLIEHNESGSLGVVLNRPSESAVHGVLPQWHELAAKPKAVFVGGPVNQSAALCLGVVKAGVDASGIRGLQPVAGRVVLVDLDSDVEMMDELLDGVRVFAGYSGWGMGQLDDELERDDWIPCRSLHTDVLVPARVDLWGKVLRRQGLPTALLATHPVDVSVN, encoded by the coding sequence CTGTCCTCGGGCACGCTGCTGGTGGCCTCCCCGGACCTGGTCGAGCCGACGTTCTCCCGCACCGTCGTCTATCTGATCGAGCACAACGAGTCGGGCAGCCTGGGCGTCGTTCTCAACCGGCCCAGCGAGTCCGCGGTGCACGGGGTGCTCCCGCAGTGGCACGAGCTGGCGGCCAAGCCGAAGGCGGTCTTCGTCGGCGGCCCGGTGAACCAGTCCGCGGCGCTGTGCCTGGGCGTGGTCAAGGCGGGGGTGGATGCGAGCGGCATCCGCGGCCTCCAGCCGGTCGCGGGCCGGGTGGTGCTGGTGGACCTCGACTCCGATGTGGAGATGATGGACGAGCTGCTCGACGGGGTGCGGGTCTTCGCCGGATACAGCGGCTGGGGCATGGGGCAGCTCGACGACGAGCTCGAGCGCGACGACTGGATCCCGTGCCGGTCCCTCCACACCGACGTCCTCGTCCCCGCGCGGGTGGACCTCTGGGGCAAGGTGCTGCGGCGGCAGGGGCTGCCCACCGCGCTCCTGGCGACGCATCCGGTGGACGTCTCCGTCAACTGA
- a CDS encoding glycoprotein — MTRSARLLCVLTLLIAMTGLPAPSGAGLPDAQFVRINVDEVTSRVTDTSPNEVVVRGTVENFGDRDVSDLDLRIQRAPAVSTSAQLRSDLVADNNVYDTLGRFEPVSKVLKPGQRTTFDVTIPVRPSPTTRGPTLGIDRPGVYPLLLNLNGKPAYGGTARLDDSRTLLPVFALPDGSADTPGAVDKAVTTSPAQVTLLWPLADNPKLAGGVPGGGDTPVRLVDDALARSLGEGGRLDGLLSAYEDATRGPDPRRSALRAGSCLAIDPDLLVTVQAMTGPYRVSRNPGDARGPSSAGTGSDEASAWLDRLRRVAADSCVVALPFGQVDLEALGRSAEPSLQRAALDTPSDVIDSILGVQSVRGVAIPASGVLLSDGARQLRASDVAATVVAATAVKAPERGAGTPSGIVPVGQGIGAAVFDPSVSAALAAMGGVTDGAETGVAPGPTGSVPSSSTFTMSEESAVMRRQAAVGAVTAAALDPTQRYAPPDGWAASTAVDPVARVTGRSTLIVPPQVWAAGPDDARAVLDAVSAQFGAGIAGPRTFRDVVASAQSTGRDPARNAAPWTLRQPEDTTASRVPDRIVSAAAAHVRQVDQLGASLLPLPKTPLTPRMYTSPLREDAVRALRWSPSRQAVDGDASIRLSATRASLTAQLASVRFVSPGGAYTLASDKSPLLIVARNDLPLPIRTVIDWSAPQGVTIDASEVQELPARGTRQIELPTTVDYSRQISVQLTLRSSSNMPLGDPISVSVHSNAYGKSLFWITCAVGILLVLLAGRRLWRRFRGRPDPADADRPPADEHEKRIANSYAAHRPPSPHENPEPKDT, encoded by the coding sequence GTGACCCGGTCGGCCCGCCTGCTGTGCGTGCTGACGCTCCTGATCGCGATGACCGGCCTGCCCGCGCCCAGCGGGGCCGGCCTTCCGGACGCGCAGTTCGTGCGGATCAACGTCGACGAGGTCACCTCGCGGGTCACCGACACCTCCCCGAACGAGGTGGTGGTGCGCGGCACCGTCGAGAACTTCGGCGACCGCGACGTGAGCGATCTCGACCTGCGGATCCAGCGCGCGCCGGCGGTCTCGACGTCCGCGCAGCTGCGCTCCGACCTCGTCGCCGACAACAACGTCTACGACACGCTGGGCCGGTTCGAACCGGTCTCCAAGGTGCTCAAACCCGGGCAGCGGACCACGTTCGACGTGACCATCCCCGTCCGGCCCTCGCCCACCACGCGCGGGCCCACGCTCGGCATCGACCGGCCCGGCGTCTACCCGCTGCTGCTCAACCTCAACGGCAAGCCCGCGTACGGCGGCACGGCGCGCCTCGACGACTCGCGGACGCTGCTTCCCGTGTTCGCCCTGCCCGACGGGAGCGCCGACACCCCCGGCGCGGTGGACAAGGCCGTCACCACCTCGCCCGCGCAGGTCACCCTCCTGTGGCCGTTGGCCGACAACCCGAAGCTCGCGGGTGGTGTGCCCGGCGGCGGCGACACGCCGGTCCGGCTGGTCGACGACGCGCTGGCGCGGTCCCTCGGCGAGGGCGGCCGGCTCGACGGTCTGCTGTCGGCCTACGAGGACGCCACCCGCGGCCCGGACCCGCGCCGTTCCGCGCTGCGCGCCGGATCGTGCCTGGCCATCGATCCGGACCTGCTCGTCACGGTGCAGGCCATGACCGGGCCCTACCGCGTCTCCCGCAATCCCGGGGACGCGCGCGGCCCCAGCTCCGCGGGGACCGGCAGCGACGAGGCGAGCGCCTGGCTGGACAGGCTCCGGCGCGTGGCCGCCGACTCCTGCGTCGTGGCGCTGCCGTTCGGGCAGGTCGACCTCGAGGCCCTCGGCCGGTCGGCGGAGCCGTCGCTGCAGCGCGCCGCGCTCGACACCCCGTCGGATGTCATCGACTCCATCCTCGGCGTGCAGTCGGTGCGGGGCGTCGCGATCCCCGCGTCCGGCGTGCTGCTGTCCGACGGTGCCCGGCAGCTCCGGGCCTCCGACGTCGCGGCCACCGTCGTGGCCGCGACCGCGGTGAAGGCGCCCGAGCGCGGCGCCGGCACCCCGTCGGGCATCGTGCCCGTGGGGCAGGGCATCGGCGCGGCGGTGTTCGATCCGAGCGTCTCCGCGGCGCTCGCGGCGATGGGCGGGGTCACCGACGGCGCCGAGACCGGCGTCGCGCCGGGCCCGACCGGCAGCGTTCCCAGCTCGTCGACCTTCACGATGTCCGAGGAATCCGCGGTCATGCGCCGGCAGGCGGCCGTCGGCGCCGTGACCGCCGCCGCCCTCGACCCGACGCAGCGCTACGCACCGCCCGACGGCTGGGCCGCGAGTACCGCCGTGGACCCGGTCGCCCGCGTGACCGGCCGGTCCACGCTGATCGTGCCGCCGCAGGTCTGGGCCGCGGGCCCGGACGACGCCCGCGCGGTCCTCGACGCCGTCTCCGCCCAGTTCGGGGCCGGGATCGCCGGCCCGCGCACGTTCCGCGACGTGGTCGCCTCCGCCCAGTCGACGGGGCGCGACCCGGCCCGCAACGCCGCCCCCTGGACGCTGCGCCAGCCGGAGGACACGACCGCCTCGCGCGTCCCGGACCGGATCGTCTCGGCGGCGGCCGCCCACGTGCGGCAGGTGGACCAGCTCGGCGCCTCCCTGCTCCCGCTGCCGAAGACACCGCTCACGCCCCGCATGTACACCTCGCCGCTGCGGGAGGACGCGGTGCGGGCACTGCGCTGGTCACCCTCACGGCAGGCCGTCGACGGTGACGCCTCCATCCGGCTCTCGGCGACGCGGGCGTCGTTGACGGCGCAGCTCGCCTCGGTGCGTTTCGTCAGCCCCGGCGGTGCGTACACCCTGGCCTCGGACAAGTCGCCGCTGCTCATCGTCGCGCGGAACGATCTGCCCCTGCCGATCCGCACCGTGATCGACTGGTCCGCTCCCCAGGGCGTCACGATCGACGCCTCCGAGGTGCAGGAGCTCCCCGCCCGCGGCACGCGGCAGATCGAACTGCCGACCACGGTCGACTACTCGCGGCAGATCTCGGTGCAGCTCACGCTCCGGTCGAGCAGCAACATGCCGCTCGGCGATCCGATCTCCGTTTCCGTGCACTCCAATGCGTACGGCAAGTCGCTGTTCTGGATCACGTGCGCTGTGGGAATCCTGCTGGTCCTGCTCGCGGGGCGGCGCCTGTGGCGCCGGTTCCGCGGCCGGCCCGACCCCGCGGATGCGGACCGTCCCCCGGCGGACGAGCACGAGAAGCGGATCGCGAACAGTTACGCTGCACATCGACCGCCCTCCCCGCACGAGAACCCGGAACCGAAGGACACATGA